One window of Cygnus olor isolate bCygOlo1 chromosome 28, bCygOlo1.pri.v2, whole genome shotgun sequence genomic DNA carries:
- the HAX1 gene encoding LOW QUALITY PROTEIN: HCLS1-associated protein X-1 (The sequence of the model RefSeq protein was modified relative to this genomic sequence to represent the inferred CDS: deleted 3 bases in 2 codons) — MSFYDAFRGFFGLPGGRRPREPLFGGAPRDEDGAEDAEGPPRPRPPDGFGFGPGGALEELLRDAGELLGVFAGPWAGPPLAIGGRDRGWARGGVGGLGGAPMPGLTPPPPRLCPAEPPLPGPGPGRPLRDSMLKHPDGPEGARDPARPWSPLPGLEDARPAPPERREDRDLDSQVSSAGLGTILRPDEPQPRSYFKSVSVTKVTLPDGAVEERRTVQDSHGRRETTVTLRRGDQAFVTTTKEDGTGKDYREEVLNMDDRELAQFAGTWPQQDELRAPTLSDPSSVLGTFFRHWFSGW, encoded by the exons ATGAGCTTTTACGACGCCTTCCGCGGCTTCTTCGGGCTCCCGGGGGGCCGCAG gccCCGGGAGCCGCTGTTCGGCGGAGCGCCGCGGGACGAGGACGGGGCCGAGGACGCCGagggccccccccggccg cgcccccccgATGGCTTCGGCTTCGGCCCCGGCGGCgccctggaggagctgctccgGGACGCGGGCGAGCTCCTGGGCGTCTTCGCGGGGCCCTGGGCCGGGCCCCCTCTGGCCATAGGTGGG CGGGACCGGGGCTGGGCTcgtgggggggtgggggggctcgGCGGAGCCCCCATGCCCGgcctcaccccccccccgccccggttgtgccccgcagagccccccctgcccggccccggccccgggcggcCGCTGCGCGACTCGATGCTGAAGCACCCGGACGGCCCCGAGGGCGCCCGAgacccggcccggccctggAGCCCCCTCCCGGGG CTGGAGGACGCTCGCCCGGCCCCCCCGGAGCGCAGGGAGGACCGAG ATCTGGACTCGCAGGTGTCCTCGGCGGGGCTGGGCACCATCCTGAGGCCCGacgagccccagccccgctcctaCTTCAAGAGCGTCTCCGTCACCAAAGTGACGCTGCCTGACGGG GCGGTGGAGGAGCGCCGCACCGTGCAGGACAGCCACGGGCGCCGCGAGACGACCGTCACCCTCCGGAGGGGCGACCAGGCCTTTGTCACCACCACCAAGGAGGACGGGACGGGCAAGGACTACCGCGAGGAGGTGCTCAACATGGATGACC GGGAGCTGGCGCAGTTCGCAGGCACGTGGCCGCAGCAAGACGAGCTCCGCGCTCCCACCCTGAGCGACCCCTCGTCCGTGCTGGGCACCTTCTTCCGTCACTGGTTCTCCGGCTGGTAG
- the AQP10 gene encoding aquaporin-10 isoform X1: MGSASFLKRAQALLHVRNRLLRECLAELLAVFVLILITLSGSAQMVTSSGTKGNILTSYLAGALAVMVAVYTAGGVSGAHLNPAFSLCMCLLGQLPLWKFPIFVAVQTLGSFIAAGAVYALYYGMQKPMCTPALWGQGVHGAGVLPGSWLRMCPAPARVHWLCPADAIQFYSNGTLAASGPLETASIFATYPAKYLSLSNGFLDQVMGTALLIVGILAITDTRNKGVPKGLEPVAVALLVFSIEVSMGSNCGCPMNPARDFGPRLFTYVAGWGAEVFSRDNAWWWVPVVAPLLGAAVGTALYQLLVAFHHPAEDGGGGGARGAKRDSSSTAIPLGAGPWDK, translated from the exons ATGGGTTCCGCGTCCTTCTTGAAGAGGGCCCAGGCCCTGCTCCACGTCCGCAACCGGCTCCTGCGGGAGTGCCTGGCCGAGCTGCTGGCCGTCTTCGTGCTCATC ctgaTCACGCTGAGCGGCTCGGCGCAGATGGTCACCAGCTCCGGGACCAAGGGGAACATCCTCACCTCCTACCTGGCGGGTGCCCTGGCTGTCATGGTGGCCGTCTACACAGCGGGGGGAGTCTCTG GGGCTCACCTGAACCCAGCTTTCTCCCTCTGCATGTgcctgctggggcagctcccGCTGTGGAAATTTCCCATTTTCGTGGCCGTGCAGACCTTGGGATCTTTCATCGCCGCCGGAGCCGTCTACGCCCTGTACTATGGTATGCAGAAGCCCATGTGCACCCCGGCACTCTGGGGACAGGGTGTGCACGGGGCGGGCGTGCTGCCGGGGTCCTGGCTCCGCATGTGCCCTGCACCGGCACGCGTGCACTGGCTCTGCCCCGCAGATGCCATCCAGTTCTACAGCAACGGGACCCTCGCTGCCTCCGGCCCCCTGGAGACCGCCTCCATCTTCGCCACGTACCCTGCCAAGTACCTCTCTCTCTCCAATGGCTTCCTGGACCAG GTGATGGGCACGGCGCTGCTGATCGTGGGCATCCTGGCCATCACCGACACCCGCAACAAGGGCGTCCCCAAGGGCCTGGAGCCGGTGGCCGTGGCCCTGCTGGTTTTCTCCATCGAGGTCTCCATGGGCTCCAACTGCGGCTGCCCCATGAACCCTGCGCGGGATTTCGGGCCCCGGCTCTTCACCTACGTGGCGGGCTGGGGCGCGGAGGTCTTCAG CAGGGACAACGCCTGGTGGTGGGTGCCGGTGGTGGCCCCGCTGCTGGGGGCGGCCGTGGGCACGGCGCTCTACCAGCTCCTCGTGGCCTTCCACCACCCGGCGGaggacggcggcggcggcggcgcccgggGGGCCAAGcgggacagcagcagcaccgccaTCCCCCTGGGAGCCGGGCCCTGGGACAAGTGA
- the AQP10 gene encoding aquaporin-10 isoform X2, whose protein sequence is MGSASFLKRAQALLHVRNRLLRECLAELLAVFVLILITLSGSAQMVTSSGTKGNILTSYLAGALAVMVAVYTAGGVSGAHLNPAFSLCMCLLGQLPLWKFPIFVAVQTLGSFIAAGAVYALYYDAIQFYSNGTLAASGPLETASIFATYPAKYLSLSNGFLDQVMGTALLIVGILAITDTRNKGVPKGLEPVAVALLVFSIEVSMGSNCGCPMNPARDFGPRLFTYVAGWGAEVFSRDNAWWWVPVVAPLLGAAVGTALYQLLVAFHHPAEDGGGGGARGAKRDSSSTAIPLGAGPWDK, encoded by the exons ATGGGTTCCGCGTCCTTCTTGAAGAGGGCCCAGGCCCTGCTCCACGTCCGCAACCGGCTCCTGCGGGAGTGCCTGGCCGAGCTGCTGGCCGTCTTCGTGCTCATC ctgaTCACGCTGAGCGGCTCGGCGCAGATGGTCACCAGCTCCGGGACCAAGGGGAACATCCTCACCTCCTACCTGGCGGGTGCCCTGGCTGTCATGGTGGCCGTCTACACAGCGGGGGGAGTCTCTG GGGCTCACCTGAACCCAGCTTTCTCCCTCTGCATGTgcctgctggggcagctcccGCTGTGGAAATTTCCCATTTTCGTGGCCGTGCAGACCTTGGGATCTTTCATCGCCGCCGGAGCCGTCTACGCCCTGTACTATG ATGCCATCCAGTTCTACAGCAACGGGACCCTCGCTGCCTCCGGCCCCCTGGAGACCGCCTCCATCTTCGCCACGTACCCTGCCAAGTACCTCTCTCTCTCCAATGGCTTCCTGGACCAG GTGATGGGCACGGCGCTGCTGATCGTGGGCATCCTGGCCATCACCGACACCCGCAACAAGGGCGTCCCCAAGGGCCTGGAGCCGGTGGCCGTGGCCCTGCTGGTTTTCTCCATCGAGGTCTCCATGGGCTCCAACTGCGGCTGCCCCATGAACCCTGCGCGGGATTTCGGGCCCCGGCTCTTCACCTACGTGGCGGGCTGGGGCGCGGAGGTCTTCAG CAGGGACAACGCCTGGTGGTGGGTGCCGGTGGTGGCCCCGCTGCTGGGGGCGGCCGTGGGCACGGCGCTCTACCAGCTCCTCGTGGCCTTCCACCACCCGGCGGaggacggcggcggcggcggcgcccgggGGGCCAAGcgggacagcagcagcaccgccaTCCCCCTGGGAGCCGGGCCCTGGGACAAGTGA